From a region of the Arachis ipaensis cultivar K30076 chromosome B09, Araip1.1, whole genome shotgun sequence genome:
- the LOC107615044 gene encoding subtilisin-like protease SBT4.3, whose product MVKLNFVVRSVVITLAFTLSLCNANDDDGYPKFHIVYLGSLPETKTSYSPTSHHLNMLQQVLDGSNPTKSLVRSYKRSFNGFAAMLTNQQAAKLTEMEGVVSVFPSKTLQTQTTRSWDFLGLPKAPKGHQTVETNLVVGLFDTGVWPESESFSDKGIRKPVPKHWKGKCAGGLNFTCNKKLIGARFYVENSARDNNGHGSHTASTAAGNNVHNGGFYGIAGGTARGAVPSSRIAAYKVCSDAGCEDHDILAAFDDAIADGVDVISISLSGTIALRLDTDSVAIGSFHAVAKGVVVVQSAGNSGPLPGTVASVAPWLITVAANTMDRKIVDKVVLGNGKVLTGIPVINPFEPKRRKIPIALSNGKRGCFDKSDDQCACLDEKTVKGKIILCDYYLEKDVLLSGAAGAIGKASDLDNVASNSLMPSVTLLPKDYAIVKSYKNSTKNPRAKILKSKSAQDRNAPKVVAFSGRGPNPTISEILKPDISAPGVNILAAYSPIGSPTGDPSTDNRSVHYNILSGTSMSCPHVSGIAAYVKSFHPHWSPAAIKSAIMTSAKPMVRSSVEDVGEYAYGSGQANPMLAINPGLVYDINKEDYVQMLCNLGYHNRTIKVISGELNPCKGAAHRSLVRNLNYPTFAAHVRPMVPFNVRFGRIVTNVGLANSSYSVTITPNPQVNVTVKPRVLSFKALNKKKSFVVKVVGKIPHETVVISSIVWSDGTHHVRSPIVIDVSVPLL is encoded by the coding sequence ATGGTGAAGCTCAATTTTGTTGTGCGTAGTGTGGTGATCACTCTAGCATTCACGCTTTCTCTTTGTAATGCTAACGACGATGATGGTTATCCAAAATTTCATATTGTTTATTTGGGCTCATTACCTGAAACAAAAACTTCTTATTCTCCCACCTCTCACCATCTTAATATGCTGCAACAAGTTCTTGATGGCAGCAACCCAACAAAATCCTTAGTCCGTAGCTACAAGAGGAGCTTTAACGGTTTTGCCGCCATGCTCACGAATCAGCAAGCGGCAAAGTTAACCGAAATGGAAGGTGTTGTTTCAGTTTTCCCAAGCAAGACTCTCCAAACCCAAACAACAAGATCTTGGGATTTCTTGGGACTTCCAAAGGCACCAAAAGGGCATCAAACAGTAGAAACTAATCTCGTTGTTGGATTATTCGACACCGGGGTTTGGCCGGAATCGGAAAGCTTCAGCGACAAAGGTATCAGAAAGCCTGTTCCGAAACATTGGAAGGGTAAATGTGCAGGTGGCTTGAACTTCACATGCAACAAGAAGTTAATCGGAGCAAGATTCTACGTAGAGAACTCTGCCAGAGACAATAATGGCCATGGAAGCCACACAGCATCAACGGCAGCCGGAAACAACGTTCACAATGGCGGCTTTTATGGAATTGCAGGAGGCACAGCGAGAGGAGCAGTTCCTTCTTCAAGAATCGCTGCTTACAAAGTATGCAGCGATGCAGGGTGTGAAGACCACGACATCTTAGCTGCCTTTGATGACGCAATTGCTGACGGAGTTGACGTCATCTCCATTTCACTTTCTGGGACCATTGCCCTACGCCTTGACACAGATTCAGTTGCCATCGGTTCATTTCATGCAGTGGCCAAAGGAGTAGTTGTAGTCCAATCCGCTGGAAATTCTGGTCCTTTACCTGGCACCGTAGCAAGCGTTGCGCCATGGTTGATAACCGTCGCAGCAAACACTATGGATCGGAAAATCGTTGATAAGGTCGTTCTTGGAAATGGAAAAGTGTTGACCGGGATCCCGGTTATTAATCCTTTCGAGCCAAAGAGAAGAAAAATTCCTATAGCCTTGAGCAACGGCAAAAGGGGCTGTTTTGACAAATCCGATGATCAATGTGCATGCTTGGATGAAAAAACGGTGAAAGGAAAGATAATTTTGTGTGACTATTATCTAGAAAAAGATGTACTCCTTTCTGGTGCAGCTGGTGCAATTGGAAAAGCATCTGATCTTGATAACGTGGCTTCTAACTCTCTAATGCCTTCAGTCACATTGCTGCCAAAAGATTATGCCATTGTTAAATCCTATAAAAACTCAACAAAAAATCCAAGAGCTAAGATACTCAAGAGTAAGAGCGCTCAAGATCGTAATGCTCCTAAAGTGGTAGCATTTTCTGGCCGTGGACCAAACCCTACAATTTCAGAGATCTTGAAACCTGATATAAGTGCCCCAGGGGTTAATATCTTGGCTGCTTATTCGCCAATTGGTTCACCAACAGGAGATCCTAGTACGGATAATAGATCTGTACATTACAATATTCTAAGCGGAACTTCAATGTCTTGTCCTCATGTTTCTGGAATAGCCGCATATGTGAAAAGTTTTCACCCTCATTGGTCACCTGCGGCAATTAAATCTGCTATTATGACGTCAGCAAAACCCATGGTTAGGAGTTCGGTGGAAGATGTGGGAGAATATGCATATGGATCTGGACAAGCCAATCCAATGCTCGCAATCAACCCTGGACTAGTTTATGACATTAACAAGGAAGATTATGTGCAAATGCTGTGTAACTTAGGGTATCATAATCGCACAATTAAAGTGATATCTGGAGAGCTGAATCCGTGCAAGGGAGCTGCACATCGATCATTGGTAAGAAATTTAAATTATCCAACTTTTGCAGCTCATGTTCGGCCCATGGTGCCTTTTAATGTCAGGTTTGGTAGAATTGTTACAAATGTTGGTTTAGCCAACTCAAGTTATAGCGTAACAATCACACCGAATCCACAAGTTAACGTCACGGTGAAACCAAGGGTTTTATCCTTCAAAGCattaaacaagaaaaaatcaTTTGTAGTGAAGGTTGTTGGTAAGATACCACATGAAACTGTGGTTATCTCATCCATAGTATGGTCAGATGGGACCCATCATGTTCGAAGCCCAATTGTTATAGATGTCTCGGTACCATTACTATAA